From Thermus tengchongensis, one genomic window encodes:
- the argR gene encoding arginine repressor gives MRSKAERHRAIQEIVSREEIGTQKELVERLKQLGFEVTQATVSRDIAELRLARVSLGKGRHKYALPSMELPEDVYEELKRQFGLFVKDVDRGGNILVVKTAEGHASGIALLMDRLKRDEIVGTLAGEDTILVVARTEEGARALEEEFGELLVAGKMRL, from the coding sequence ATGCGAAGCAAAGCGGAGCGGCACCGCGCCATTCAGGAGATCGTGAGCCGGGAGGAGATCGGCACGCAGAAGGAGCTGGTGGAGCGTCTGAAGCAGCTGGGTTTTGAGGTGACCCAGGCCACGGTGAGCCGGGACATCGCCGAGCTGAGACTGGCCCGGGTTTCCCTGGGCAAGGGGCGGCACAAGTACGCCCTGCCCTCCATGGAGCTTCCCGAGGACGTTTACGAGGAACTGAAGCGGCAGTTTGGCCTCTTCGTCAAGGACGTGGACCGGGGGGGGAATATCCTGGTGGTAAAGACGGCGGAGGGCCACGCCTCCGGCATCGCCCTTTTGATGGACCGCCTCAAGCGGGACGAGATCGTGGGCACCTTGGCGGGGGAGGATACCATCCTGGTGGTGGCCCGGACCGAGGAAGGGGCGAGGGCCCTGGAGGAGGAGTTCGGGGAACTCCTCGTGGCGGGGAAGATGCGCCTTTAG
- the gmk gene encoding guanylate kinase produces MGGRLFVMTGASGVGKGTVRAKVLERTRLFYSVSMTTRPPRPGERDGVDYYFVDRATFELLLREDGFLEHAEYVGHLYGTPKAPVERALARGEDVLLEIEVQGALQVRKKVPEAVLIFLLPPSLSELKRRLVYRGKDAPEKIEKRLKQAEWEIRNAHLFDYVIVNDVLEEAVADFLAILTAERRRTPRMGAALEKALKRDKDLEAELDEILRRSYGGTRD; encoded by the coding sequence ATGGGGGGCCGCCTTTTCGTCATGACCGGGGCCAGCGGGGTGGGGAAGGGTACGGTGCGGGCTAAGGTGCTGGAGCGCACCCGCCTCTTCTACTCCGTCTCTATGACCACCCGTCCCCCGCGTCCCGGGGAACGGGATGGGGTGGACTACTACTTTGTGGACAGGGCCACCTTTGAGCTCCTGTTGCGGGAGGATGGATTCTTGGAGCATGCCGAGTACGTGGGGCACCTCTACGGTACCCCCAAGGCTCCGGTGGAGCGGGCTCTGGCCCGGGGGGAGGATGTCCTCCTGGAGATCGAGGTCCAGGGAGCCCTGCAGGTGCGCAAGAAGGTACCGGAGGCGGTCCTCATCTTCCTCCTGCCCCCTTCCCTTTCTGAGCTGAAGCGGCGTTTGGTCTACCGGGGCAAGGACGCCCCTGAGAAGATAGAAAAGCGGCTGAAGCAGGCGGAGTGGGAGATACGAAACGCCCACCTCTTTGACTATGTGATCGTGAACGATGTGCTGGAGGAGGCGGTGGCCGACTTCCTGGCCATCCTTACCGCCGAGAGGCGGCGTACCCCCAGGATGGGCGCTGCCTTGGAGAAGGCCCTTAAGCGGGATAAGGACCTGGAAGCGGAGCTGGACGAGATTCTGCGGAGGAGTTATGGCGGAACCCGGGATTGA
- the rpoZ gene encoding DNA-directed RNA polymerase subunit omega: MAEPGIDKLFGMVDSKYRLTVVVAKRAEQLLRHRFKNTALEPEERPKMRTLEGLFDDPNPVTWAMKELLMGRLVFGENLVPEDRLQREMERLYPVEEEE; this comes from the coding sequence ATGGCGGAACCCGGGATTGACAAGCTTTTTGGCATGGTGGATTCCAAGTACCGGCTTACCGTGGTGGTGGCCAAGCGGGCAGAGCAGCTTCTCCGCCACCGCTTCAAGAACACGGCCCTGGAGCCGGAGGAGAGGCCCAAGATGCGGACCCTCGAGGGCCTCTTTGACGACCCCAACCCCGTCACCTGGGCCATGAAGGAGCTCCTCATGGGGCGGCTGGTCTTCGGGGAGAACCTGGTGCCCGAGGACCGGCTGCAGCGGGAGATGGAACGCCTTTACCCGGTGGAAGAGGAGGAGTAG
- a CDS encoding glycoside hydrolase family 13 protein, with translation MAWYEGAFFYQIFPDRYFRAGPPGKPAPSGPFEPWEAPPSLRGFKGGTLWGIAEKIPYLKDLGVEALYLNPIFASTANHRYHTTDYFQVDPLLGGNVALRHLLEVAHAHGIRVILDGVFNHTGRGFFAFQHLLENGEASPYRDWYHVKGFPLNPYGRNPNYEAWWGNPELPKLRVETPAVREYLLEVAEYWIRFGADGWRLDVPNEIEDPEFWRAFRRRVKGANPEAYIVGEIWEEADFWLQGDMFDATMNYPLSRAILGFVGGEVLDQELAARSGLGRIEPLQALAFSHRLENLFTRYRPEVVRAQMNLLTSHDTPRLLTLLRGSVERAKLALSLLFLLPGNPTVYYGEEIGMEGGHDPENRGGMVWEEGRWRREIRESVRRMARLRQEHPLLRTAPYGRIYAVDGHLAFTRGPYLVVVNAASEPFRQDFPLHGALPRGAQAVDLLSGKTCTPAGGRLCGPELPPFSVAIWVEV, from the coding sequence GTGGCCTGGTACGAGGGCGCTTTCTTCTATCAGATCTTTCCCGACCGTTACTTCCGGGCAGGCCCCCCGGGCAAGCCCGCCCCCAGCGGTCCCTTCGAACCCTGGGAAGCCCCGCCCTCCCTTAGGGGCTTCAAGGGGGGCACCCTCTGGGGCATAGCGGAGAAAATCCCCTACCTTAAGGACTTGGGGGTGGAAGCCCTTTACCTGAACCCCATCTTCGCCTCCACCGCCAATCACCGATACCACACCACGGACTATTTCCAGGTGGATCCCCTCCTGGGGGGGAACGTGGCTCTAAGGCACCTTCTGGAAGTCGCCCATGCCCACGGCATTCGCGTCATCCTGGACGGGGTTTTCAACCACACGGGAAGGGGGTTTTTCGCCTTCCAGCACCTTTTGGAAAACGGGGAGGCGAGCCCTTATCGGGACTGGTACCACGTAAAGGGCTTCCCCCTAAACCCCTACGGGCGGAACCCCAACTACGAGGCCTGGTGGGGCAACCCCGAGCTCCCCAAGCTCCGGGTGGAAACCCCGGCGGTGCGGGAGTACCTCCTGGAGGTGGCGGAGTACTGGATCCGCTTCGGCGCGGATGGCTGGCGGCTGGACGTGCCCAACGAGATCGAGGACCCCGAGTTCTGGCGGGCTTTCCGCCGCCGGGTCAAGGGGGCCAACCCCGAGGCCTACATCGTGGGGGAAATCTGGGAGGAGGCCGACTTCTGGCTCCAGGGGGACATGTTTGACGCCACCATGAACTACCCCTTGAGCCGGGCCATCCTGGGCTTCGTGGGAGGGGAGGTCCTGGACCAGGAGCTGGCCGCCCGCTCGGGCCTGGGGCGCATCGAACCCCTGCAGGCCCTGGCCTTCAGCCACCGGCTGGAGAACCTCTTCACCCGGTACCGGCCTGAGGTGGTGCGGGCCCAGATGAACCTCCTCACCTCCCACGACACCCCCCGCCTCCTCACCCTCCTTAGGGGAAGCGTGGAGCGGGCTAAGCTGGCCCTTTCCCTGCTTTTCCTCCTGCCGGGAAACCCCACGGTGTACTACGGGGAGGAGATCGGCATGGAGGGCGGCCACGACCCGGAAAACCGCGGGGGCATGGTGTGGGAGGAAGGCCGCTGGAGGCGGGAGATCCGGGAGAGCGTGCGGCGGATGGCCCGCCTGCGCCAAGAACACCCCCTCCTCCGCACCGCCCCCTACGGGCGGATCTACGCGGTGGACGGCCACCTGGCCTTCACCCGGGGGCCCTACCTGGTGGTGGTGAACGCCGCTTCCGAGCCTTTCCGCCAGGATTTTCCCCTGCATGGTGCCCTGCCTCGAGGGGCCCAGGCCGTGGACCTCCTCTCCGGAAAAACCTGCACCCCGGCAGGAGGACGCCTTTGTGGGCCCGAGCTTCCCCCTTTTTCTGTGGCCATCTGGGTGGAGGTCTAG
- the coaBC gene encoding bifunctional phosphopantothenoylcysteine decarboxylase/phosphopantothenate--cysteine ligase CoaBC — protein sequence MARVLVAVTGGVAAIKAPHLLRLLRAQGHEVRVLATPRALEFITPLSLAVAAGGEVATEEAWFRPDGRALHIELARWAEVVLVAPATADAMAKAALGLADDLLSATLLAGAKRVAWAPAMNEAMWLAPKTQEHVRTLEAMGHALFGPAYGPLAAVGEGEGWGRMLEPEELLERLQALLTPKDLKGLKLLVSAGPTREYLDPVRFLSNPSSGRMGYALAEAARDRGAEVVLVSGPTTLPAPWGVEVVRVESALEMREAILRRYSWAQAVVMAAAVADYRPAEVSREKEPKVAAEKVLRLLPNPDILKELGENKGPRVLVGFAMETGEGLARAKEKLLRKNLDLIVLNWVNREGVGFGSLENEVVLLLRDGRVLELPRMKKRQVADRILDLVKEFWKG from the coding sequence GTGGCCCGGGTCCTGGTGGCGGTGACGGGGGGGGTGGCGGCCATCAAGGCCCCCCACCTCCTCCGCCTCCTCAGGGCCCAGGGCCACGAGGTGCGGGTCCTGGCCACCCCCAGGGCCCTGGAGTTCATCACCCCCCTTTCCCTGGCGGTGGCTGCTGGAGGGGAGGTGGCCACGGAGGAGGCCTGGTTCAGGCCGGATGGCCGGGCCTTACACATAGAGCTCGCCCGGTGGGCCGAGGTGGTCCTGGTGGCTCCGGCCACCGCGGACGCCATGGCCAAGGCCGCCTTGGGCCTGGCCGACGACCTCCTTTCCGCCACGCTTCTCGCCGGGGCCAAGCGGGTGGCCTGGGCCCCGGCCATGAACGAGGCCATGTGGCTTGCCCCCAAGACCCAGGAGCATGTCCGGACCCTCGAGGCCATGGGCCATGCCCTTTTCGGTCCCGCCTACGGGCCTTTGGCGGCGGTGGGGGAAGGGGAAGGATGGGGACGGATGCTGGAGCCAGAGGAGCTTTTGGAGAGGCTTCAGGCCCTCCTCACGCCCAAGGACCTTAAGGGCCTTAAGCTTCTGGTATCCGCCGGCCCCACCCGGGAGTACCTGGATCCGGTGCGCTTTCTTTCCAACCCCTCCTCGGGCCGCATGGGCTACGCCCTGGCCGAGGCCGCCCGGGACCGGGGGGCGGAGGTGGTGCTGGTTTCCGGGCCCACGACCCTGCCCGCCCCTTGGGGGGTGGAGGTGGTTCGGGTGGAAAGCGCCTTGGAGATGCGAGAGGCCATTCTGAGGCGCTATTCCTGGGCCCAGGCGGTGGTGATGGCGGCGGCGGTGGCCGATTACCGCCCGGCGGAGGTGAGCCGGGAGAAGGAGCCCAAGGTGGCGGCGGAGAAGGTCCTCCGCCTTCTTCCCAACCCCGACATCCTCAAGGAGCTAGGGGAGAACAAGGGACCGAGGGTCCTGGTGGGCTTTGCCATGGAAACCGGGGAGGGATTGGCGCGGGCCAAGGAGAAGCTTCTCCGCAAGAACCTGGACCTCATTGTCCTCAACTGGGTGAACCGGGAGGGAGTGGGCTTCGGCAGCCTCGAAAACGAGGTGGTCCTCCTCCTCCGGGATGGCCGGGTGCTGGAACTCCCCCGCATGAAAAAGCGGCAGGTGGCCGACCGTATACTGGACTTGGTTAAAGAGTTCTGGAAGGGTTAG
- a CDS encoding SpoIID/LytB domain-containing protein encodes MTHGLKGALLACLLLLVWILPSRGQEGDLLLRVLLKEVPEGQEVSLLLPEGQGTVRARGEAQGVWVEGKVQPFWEFPGPYFRLDGRTYRGGVRLLSQGGKLLLVNLVLLEDYLLGVLPAEMPEGFPQEALKAQAVVARTFAVNRLNPRAPYDLCASEVCQVYLGFDVETARHTEAVRGTRGKVLSYQGRAISALYHADSGGMTAGSEEVFQKALPYLRPRPDPYARGPKSQWQVSVSPERAAAALRAMGHTPQGSDSPVVLERSASGRVWRLRLLGVEIQGPEAQRLVRNLGLPSALVEFKGWRAEGRGAGHGVGLSQWGAKGMAEAGYGYREVLGHYFPGTFLSDLLLGRISGVETAWIPSRWGLGF; translated from the coding sequence ATGACGCATGGGTTAAAGGGTGCCCTTCTGGCATGCCTCCTTTTGCTGGTCTGGATCCTGCCCTCCCGGGGCCAGGAAGGGGACCTTCTCCTTAGGGTGCTCCTGAAGGAGGTGCCGGAGGGCCAGGAGGTGTCCCTCCTCCTGCCGGAGGGCCAGGGAACCGTGCGGGCCAGGGGGGAGGCCCAAGGGGTCTGGGTGGAGGGCAAGGTCCAGCCCTTTTGGGAGTTTCCCGGACCCTATTTCCGCCTGGATGGGCGCACCTATAGGGGTGGGGTACGGCTTCTCTCCCAAGGGGGAAAGCTTTTGCTGGTGAACTTGGTCCTTTTGGAGGACTACCTCCTCGGCGTCCTCCCCGCGGAGATGCCCGAGGGCTTTCCCCAGGAGGCTTTAAAGGCCCAGGCGGTGGTGGCCCGCACCTTTGCCGTGAATCGGCTGAACCCCCGGGCTCCATACGACCTCTGCGCCAGCGAGGTCTGCCAGGTCTACCTGGGTTTTGACGTGGAAACCGCCCGGCACACTGAGGCGGTGAGGGGTACCCGGGGGAAGGTCCTAAGCTACCAGGGAAGGGCCATTTCCGCGCTGTACCACGCCGACTCCGGGGGTATGACCGCGGGGAGCGAAGAGGTCTTTCAGAAGGCCCTGCCCTATTTGCGGCCGAGGCCGGACCCCTATGCCCGGGGTCCCAAAAGCCAGTGGCAGGTTTCCGTGAGTCCCGAGAGGGCGGCGGCGGCTTTGCGGGCCATGGGCCACACGCCCCAAGGCAGCGACTCCCCGGTGGTGCTGGAGCGGAGCGCTTCGGGTAGGGTGTGGCGCCTCCGGCTCCTTGGGGTGGAGATCCAAGGGCCCGAGGCCCAGCGGCTGGTGCGGAACCTGGGCCTGCCCTCGGCTTTGGTGGAGTTCAAGGGCTGGCGGGCGGAGGGCCGGGGGGCAGGGCACGGGGTGGGCCTCTCCCAGTGGGGGGCCAAGGGCATGGCGGAGGCGGGGTACGGGTACCGGGAGGTCCTGGGGCACTACTTCCCTGGCACCTTCCTTTCCGACTTGCTGCTGGGCCGGATATCCGGGGTGGAGACCGCCTGGATCCCTTCACGCTGGGGACTTGGCTTTTAG
- a CDS encoding methylated-DNA--[protein]-cysteine S-methyltransferase, translating to MLIPTPIGPLWLETTSAGVRLLEPALFPRGREAEGALALRVREHVLAYFAGERPDFLDIPLDYAGFSPARVALYERVRRIPYGRTESYGSLARELGLSPRAVGAGLRASPFFLLVPAHRVVHADGRLGGFAGQEGLKAWLLRFEGAWP from the coding sequence ATGCTGATCCCCACGCCTATCGGACCCTTGTGGTTGGAGACGACCTCTGCGGGGGTGCGGCTCCTGGAGCCCGCCCTCTTTCCCCGGGGGCGGGAGGCGGAGGGGGCTTTGGCCCTTAGGGTGCGGGAGCACGTCCTGGCCTACTTCGCCGGGGAAAGGCCTGACTTTCTGGACATTCCCCTGGACTACGCCGGGTTTTCCCCGGCCCGGGTGGCCCTTTACGAGCGGGTGCGCCGCATCCCCTACGGGCGCACGGAAAGTTATGGAAGCCTGGCGCGGGAGCTTGGCCTCTCCCCAAGGGCGGTGGGGGCGGGGTTGCGGGCCTCGCCCTTCTTCCTCCTGGTGCCCGCCCACCGGGTGGTCCACGCCGACGGGCGGCTTGGGGGGTTTGCCGGGCAGGAGGGGCTTAAGGCCTGGCTCCTGCGCTTTGAGGGAGCCTGGCCCTAG